A stretch of the Rosa rugosa chromosome 5, drRosRugo1.1, whole genome shotgun sequence genome encodes the following:
- the LOC133711244 gene encoding GDSL esterase/lipase At4g16220-like, giving the protein MGSIFFDGKFVLGIIFALWRICLAKETTANFVFGDSLVEVGDNNYIPSLSKADYPPNGIDFGKPTGRYTNGRTVIDIIAQSALGLKEFTPPYLAPTTAGPITIKLTIFKEKMWIVEGQNLRDGRQRGRNKLLQ; this is encoded by the exons ATGGGTAGCATATTTTTTGATGGAAAATTCGTTCTTGGCATAATTTTTGCACTGTGGAGAATTTGTTTGGCAAAAGAAACAACTGCTAATTTTGTGTTTGGGGATTCTCTGGTTGAAGTTGGAGACAACAACTACATTCCCTCACTCTCCAAGGCTGATTATCCTCCCAATGGCATCGATTTCGGAAAGCCTACCGGGCGATACACAAATGGAAGAACCGTCATTGACATTATAG CTCAGAGTGCTCTGGGTTTGAAGGAGTTCACTCCTCCTTACTTAGCTCCCACAACAGCTGGACCA ATAACAATTAAACTGACAATCTTCAAGGAAAAGATGTGGATCGTAGAAGGGCAGAATTTGAGAGACGGAAGGCAGAGAGGAAGGAACAAATTACTCCAATGA
- the LOC133712510 gene encoding GDSL esterase/lipase At4g16230-like, translating to MGGLFSNGKFILGIVFALWRMCSAKETPANFVFGDSLVEVGNNNYIVTLSKADYPPNGIDFGKPTGRYTNGRTIIDIIGQTLGFKGFTPPYLAPTTAGPVILSGVNYASGGGGILNETGKIFVGRINLDAQIDNFANTRQDIISRIDLPAALKLLRRALFSVTIGSNDFINNYLAPIISETERKSIPPETFVGILIARLRLQITRLYNLGARKMVVVNVGPIGCIPYQREVNQADPESCVEFSNQLARSFNAKLRTLVTELNKNLPTANFVYADVYSIVEDIIENYISYGFENANSACCRVAGRYGGLIPCGPQPSKVCVDRSKYVFWDAYHPSDASNMIIARRLLYGNSCDISPMNVVQLLQAS from the exons ATGGGTGGCCTATTTTCAAATGGAAAATTCATTCTTGGCATTGTTTTTGCACTCTGGAGAATGTGTTCAGCAAAAGAAACTCCTGCTAATTTTGTGTTTGGCGATTCTCTAGTTGAAGTGGGGAACAACAACTATATTGTGACTCTCTCCAAGGCTGATTATCCTCCCAATGGAATCGATTTTGGAAAGCCTACCGGGAGATACACAAATGGAAGAACCATCATTGACATTATAG GTCAGACTCTTGGTTTTAAGGGGTTCACTCCTCCTTACTTAGCTCCCACAACAGCTGGACCAGTAATTCTGAGTGGTGTTAACTATGCTTCAGGTGGAGGTGGAATTCTTAATGAAACAGGAAAAATATTT GTTGGTAGAATAAACTTGGATGCACAGATAGATAACTTTGCAAATACCAGGCAAGACATTATCTCAAGAATCGATCTTCCTGCAGCTCTAAAGTTACTTAGAAGAGCTCTGTTCTCAGTAACAATCGGCTCGAATGATTTCATCAATAACTACTTGGCGCCAATTATATCTGAGACGGAGAGGAAGTCGATACCTCCGGAAACCTTTGTTGGCATTTTGATCGCAAGACTCAGACTACAAATTACA AGACTGTACAATTTGGGTGCAAGGAAGATGGTTGTGGTAAATGTAGGACCTATTGGGTGTATACCTTATCAGAGGGAAGTAAATCAAGCTGATCCAGAGAGCTGTGTGGAATTTTCGAATCAACTAGCACGGTCATTCAATGCCAAGCTCAGGACCCTTGTCACCGAGCTAAACAAGAACCTTCCTACGGCCAATTTTGTTTATGCAGATGTTTATAGTATTGTGGAAGACATTATTGAGAACTACATATCATATG GTTTCGAGAATGCAAACTCTGCATGCTGCAGAGTAGCAGGGCGCTACGGGGGTCTAATTCCATGCGGTCCTCAGCCATCAAAAGTTTGCGTGGACCGGTCGAAGTATGTGTTTTGGGATGCTTACCATCCTTCTGATGCTTCTAATATGATCATAGCAAGGCGTCTCTTGTATGGGAACTCCTGTGATATTTCACCCATGAATGTAGtgcaacttctccaagcttcttGA